One Fibrobacterota bacterium DNA window includes the following coding sequences:
- a CDS encoding DUF4416 family protein produces MDVSAAPTEALSKRVVAILISGPRPSEALWDDLERRFGPLDFKGAFRAFDTTLYYREEFGDDLHRGFASFRGLFDPKGLAAFKHEAADLEASWSKGGKRSCNLDAGYLDADKVVLASFKRGPCKLYLTDGVYADLLLKYAKGRFEPLPWAFPDFKDGRYDRSLLAIREKLKSELRKSRDGVPEKDQALPP; encoded by the coding sequence TTGGACGTCTCCGCGGCCCCGACGGAAGCCCTCTCCAAGCGGGTCGTAGCGATCCTCATATCCGGCCCGAGGCCCTCCGAGGCCCTCTGGGACGATCTGGAAAGAAGGTTCGGCCCCCTCGATTTCAAAGGGGCCTTCCGGGCTTTCGACACCACCCTGTACTATCGGGAAGAGTTCGGGGACGACCTGCATCGCGGCTTCGCCTCTTTCCGCGGCCTCTTCGATCCCAAGGGGTTGGCCGCCTTCAAGCACGAAGCCGCGGATCTGGAAGCTTCCTGGAGCAAGGGCGGAAAGCGGTCCTGCAACCTGGATGCGGGTTATCTGGATGCCGATAAGGTCGTTCTCGCTTCCTTTAAGCGCGGACCCTGCAAATTGTATCTTACGGACGGCGTATACGCGGATTTGCTGCTTAAATACGCGAAGGGGCGGTTCGAACCCTTGCCTTGGGCCTTCCCGGACTTCAAGGATGGAAGGTATGATAGAAGCCTGCTCGCGATTCGGGAGAAACTGAAATCGGAACTGCGCAAAAGCCGGGACGGCGTCCCGGAAAAAGATCAGGCATTACCGCCTTAA
- a CDS encoding HU family DNA-binding protein, translating into MADKALTQSQIVDQLATSTGLTKVQVRSFFESQSALAYKNAKNGFTIPGLGKIVLVNRKARMGRNPATGEAIKIPAKKVVKFRVAKAAKEAIGGVAPKKAKKKK; encoded by the coding sequence ATGGCAGACAAAGCCCTAACCCAAAGTCAAATCGTGGATCAGCTCGCGACGTCGACCGGCCTCACCAAGGTGCAGGTCCGTTCGTTCTTCGAGAGCCAGTCCGCGCTGGCCTATAAGAACGCCAAGAATGGGTTCACCATTCCGGGCCTCGGCAAGATCGTGCTGGTGAACCGCAAGGCCCGCATGGGCCGGAATCCCGCCACCGGCGAAGCGATCAAGATCCCCGCCAAGAAGGTGGTGAAGTTCCGCGTGGCCAAGGCCGCCAAGGAAGCCATCGGCGGAGTCGCTCCGAAGAAGGCCAAGAAGAAGAAGTAA